Proteins from a single region of Candidatus Scalindua sp.:
- the groL gene encoding chaperonin GroEL (60 kDa chaperone family; promotes refolding of misfolded polypeptides especially under stressful conditions; forms two stacked rings of heptamers to form a barrel-shaped 14mer; ends can be capped by GroES; misfolded proteins enter the barrel where they are refolded when GroES binds) — MAAKQLLFSEDARRNIRNGIKKMADAVRVTMGPTGRNVILEKSFGSPTVTKDGVSVAKEVTLIDPFENMGAKMVCEVASKTSDVAGDGTTTATILAEAIFNVGAKAVAAGANPMALKRGIDKAVIEVVEAIKNASKKVKDRSHIAQVGTISANNNASVGNLLADAMDKVGKDGVITVEEAKGIETTLDVVEGMQFDKGFISPYFVTNAQTMEVIFDDPYILIHEKKIASMKELLPLLEKIAGAGKSLLIISEEVEGEALATLVVNKLRGVINCAAVKAPGFGDRRKAMLEDIAILTKGRLISEDLGVKLESLELSDLGTAKRVVISKDNTTIIEGAGKKADVQGRISQIKNQIEQSSSDYDKEKFQERLAKLTGGVAVINVGGATEAEVNERKALVEDALHATRAAVEEGIVVGGGTAYIRAIPKLEELRKKLRGDEKIGADIIAKAIEAPLRQIVSNAGEDGPVVVEEVKEKDANIGFDANTCEYVDMFAKGIIDPAKVTRTALQNAASIAGLMLTTEVMITDLKEGEDEDNYVEGSVC; from the coding sequence ATGGCTGCAAAACAGCTCTTATTCAGTGAAGATGCACGGAGAAACATACGAAACGGGATTAAGAAAATGGCTGATGCTGTTAGGGTGACAATGGGTCCTACCGGTAGAAATGTGATTTTAGAGAAGAGTTTTGGATCACCAACAGTAACAAAAGACGGTGTGTCGGTTGCAAAAGAGGTAACTCTTATAGACCCGTTTGAGAATATGGGTGCAAAGATGGTGTGCGAAGTTGCTTCGAAGACCAGTGATGTGGCAGGAGATGGCACAACAACGGCAACTATTTTAGCCGAAGCAATTTTTAATGTAGGGGCAAAAGCAGTTGCTGCCGGCGCAAATCCTATGGCTTTAAAGAGGGGTATCGACAAGGCCGTAATTGAAGTGGTTGAGGCAATAAAAAATGCCAGCAAGAAGGTCAAAGACAGATCACATATTGCACAGGTTGGAACTATTTCTGCCAATAATAATGCCTCGGTGGGTAATCTCCTGGCTGATGCAATGGATAAGGTAGGGAAAGACGGGGTTATTACGGTTGAAGAAGCCAAAGGCATAGAAACGACATTAGATGTTGTTGAGGGAATGCAGTTTGACAAGGGCTTTATTTCTCCGTATTTTGTGACCAATGCACAGACTATGGAAGTTATTTTTGATGACCCGTATATTTTAATTCATGAAAAAAAGATTGCCAGCATGAAGGAACTCCTTCCTCTTTTAGAGAAAATAGCGGGAGCGGGCAAATCTCTTCTGATCATTTCAGAGGAGGTTGAAGGTGAGGCATTGGCTACTTTAGTAGTTAATAAATTGCGTGGTGTCATAAACTGTGCTGCCGTAAAGGCTCCCGGTTTCGGTGATCGAAGAAAAGCCATGCTCGAGGATATTGCCATACTTACCAAAGGACGTCTTATTTCAGAAGACCTCGGGGTAAAATTAGAAAGCCTTGAGCTGAGTGACCTCGGAACTGCAAAGCGAGTCGTAATCAGCAAGGACAACACTACGATAATTGAGGGTGCCGGAAAGAAGGCTGATGTGCAGGGGAGAATTTCGCAGATAAAGAATCAAATAGAACAGAGTTCATCTGACTATGATAAAGAAAAATTTCAGGAAAGACTTGCGAAACTGACCGGTGGTGTTGCTGTAATAAATGTCGGAGGTGCCACTGAGGCAGAAGTAAATGAGAGAAAGGCCTTGGTCGAAGATGCACTTCACGCTACCAGGGCGGCAGTTGAAGAGGGAATTGTTGTCGGTGGAGGAACTGCATATATACGGGCAATCCCAAAGTTGGAAGAGCTGCGGAAAAAACTCAGAGGAGACGAGAAAATTGGTGCAGACATCATAGCCAAAGCCATTGAGGCACCATTACGACAGATTGTGTCAAATGCAGGAGAAGATGGTCCGGTGGTTGTGGAAGAGGTGAAGGAAAAAGATGCCAACATCGGGTTTGATGCCAATACGTGTGAATATGTAGATATGTTTGCTAAAGGAATAATAGATCCTGCAAAGGTTACCCGTACCGCTTTACAGAATGCGGCAAGCATAGCAGGTCTGATGTTGACAACAGAGGTAATGATTACGGATTTAAAGGAAGGCGAAGATGAAGACAACTATGTCGAGGGAAGCGTTTGTTAG
- the groES gene encoding co-chaperone GroES: MAIRPLDDRVVVEPLEAEEKTKGGIVLPDSAKEKPTKGKVIAIGDGKLLDNGQRAALLVKKGDQVLYGKYAGTEITVNGKEYLIIKESDILAKID, translated from the coding sequence ATGGCGATTAGGCCTTTAGATGACAGGGTGGTTGTTGAACCCTTGGAAGCAGAAGAGAAGACAAAGGGTGGTATAGTTTTGCCTGATTCAGCAAAGGAAAAACCTACAAAAGGTAAGGTGATAGCCATCGGAGATGGGAAACTCTTGGATAATGGTCAGAGAGCTGCGCTCCTGGTTAAAAAGGGAGATCAGGTTCTTTATGGGAAGTACGCAGGAACAGAAATAACCGTTAACGGGAAAGAATATCTCATTATTAAGGAAAGCGATATCTTGGCGAAAATTGACTAA
- the groL gene encoding chaperonin GroEL (60 kDa chaperone family; promotes refolding of misfolded polypeptides especially under stressful conditions; forms two stacked rings of heptamers to form a barrel-shaped 14mer; ends can be capped by GroES; misfolded proteins enter the barrel where they are refolded when GroES binds): MAAKQLAFNEDARLAIKRGVSKLARAVKTTLGPRGRNAVLDKGWGSPTITKDGVTVAEEVELKDPYENLGAKLVREVSSKTSDVAGDGTTTATILAEAILNNGLKCITAGANPVALNRGMKVAVDKVVEKLKQMSKPVKDQKDITNIGTIAANNDSEAGKMIANAMDKVGKDGVITVEEGKSLNTEVEIVEGMQFDRGYLSSGFVTDKENMKVELKDAYVLIHEEKISTIKGIVPLLEKIAKSKRPLLIMSEDVEGEALATLVVNNLRGTVSCAAVKAPGYGDRRKAMMEDIAILTGAKAVFKDLGIQLENIQLSDLGTAKKINIDSENTIIVQGGGKSDAVKSRISQIRMEIGETTSDYDREKLQERLAKLAGGVAQINIGATTETEMKEKKARVEDALHATRAAIEEGVLPGGGVALLRASEVLNTLKLKGDEKIGVDIIKKSLSAPLKQIVKNAGLEGTVVMRKILNSKDDAFGYDAEKEEYGNLYESGVIDPAKVTRCALQNALSIAGILLTCDCLITEVPGKDEPMMPPGGGMPPGGMGGMGGMGGMGGMPGMGM; the protein is encoded by the coding sequence ATGGCAGCAAAGCAGTTGGCATTTAACGAAGACGCACGGCTGGCAATAAAGAGAGGTGTCTCTAAATTGGCGCGTGCAGTAAAGACCACATTGGGTCCGAGGGGGAGGAATGCGGTTCTTGATAAAGGATGGGGCAGTCCAACGATAACAAAAGATGGGGTGACCGTTGCAGAAGAGGTAGAGTTGAAAGATCCTTACGAAAATCTGGGAGCAAAGCTGGTAAGGGAAGTTTCTTCCAAGACCAGTGATGTTGCCGGAGATGGAACTACTACCGCTACAATTTTAGCCGAGGCTATTCTTAATAACGGGTTAAAGTGTATCACTGCGGGTGCCAACCCTGTGGCACTTAACCGAGGGATGAAGGTGGCGGTGGATAAAGTAGTGGAAAAGTTGAAGCAGATGAGCAAGCCGGTTAAAGATCAGAAGGATATTACCAACATCGGTACTATCGCTGCTAATAATGATAGTGAAGCGGGTAAGATGATTGCCAACGCTATGGACAAGGTAGGGAAAGATGGTGTTATTACCGTTGAAGAGGGCAAGAGTCTCAATACCGAGGTTGAGATAGTTGAAGGTATGCAGTTTGATCGTGGATATTTGTCTTCAGGCTTTGTCACGGATAAAGAAAATATGAAGGTAGAGCTGAAGGATGCCTATGTTCTTATCCATGAGGAAAAGATTTCAACTATTAAAGGGATTGTTCCTTTACTTGAAAAAATTGCGAAGTCCAAGCGGCCGCTTCTGATTATGTCTGAGGATGTTGAGGGGGAAGCATTGGCTACCCTGGTTGTCAACAACCTTCGGGGAACGGTATCTTGTGCTGCTGTTAAGGCGCCGGGTTATGGCGATCGCAGGAAAGCTATGATGGAGGATATAGCAATTCTTACTGGTGCAAAGGCCGTATTTAAAGATTTAGGTATCCAGCTGGAAAATATACAGTTAAGCGATCTTGGGACAGCGAAGAAGATTAATATAGATTCTGAGAACACCATAATAGTTCAGGGCGGCGGGAAATCTGATGCTGTTAAAAGCCGTATCAGTCAGATCAGGATGGAGATAGGTGAAACTACTTCTGATTATGACAGAGAAAAGCTGCAGGAAAGGCTGGCAAAGCTGGCAGGCGGGGTTGCACAAATAAATATCGGTGCAACAACCGAGACTGAAATGAAGGAGAAGAAGGCACGCGTAGAGGATGCGTTACACGCTACCCGTGCTGCAATCGAAGAAGGTGTTTTGCCTGGTGGCGGTGTAGCATTATTAAGGGCATCAGAGGTGTTGAATACCCTTAAGCTGAAGGGTGATGAAAAGATTGGCGTTGACATAATAAAGAAGTCGCTCAGCGCTCCATTGAAACAAATTGTTAAAAATGCCGGACTTGAAGGTACCGTGGTCATGCGAAAGATTCTGAACTCTAAAGATGACGCATTTGGTTATGATGCGGAAAAGGAAGAGTATGGTAATCTTTACGAATCTGGTGTTATAGATCCTGCAAAAGTTACCAGGTGTGCTCTGCAGAATGCCTTAAGTATTGCAGGGATACTGCTGACATGTGATTGCCTGATCACAGAAGTTCCAGGTAAGGATGAGCCGATGATGCCTCCGGGTGGTGGAATGCCTCCAGGCGGCATGGGTGGCATGGGCGGCATGGGCGGCATGGGTGGCATGCCGGGCATGGGAATGTAA
- a CDS encoding metal-dependent transcriptional regulator encodes MSDEIQIEELLESIWMAEEDHGNVKRTYMDEKFGCTIAGKFLDIMDKKKLIYLDGTQIVLTETGRDRAQRIIRRHRIAERLMNDVLEIGDDVLESGACQFEHFVNEEIIASICTLLGHPVVCPHGKKIPPGDCCLGAKKALESVVSPLSKLKAGERAKVAYITTRQHASLDRLSSIGVIPGLELTVHQKYPSIVIQFGETQLALDKDIANNVYVRRLTGNPAGGKKR; translated from the coding sequence ATGTCTGATGAAATACAAATTGAAGAGCTTTTAGAGTCTATCTGGATGGCGGAAGAGGATCACGGTAACGTGAAGCGGACATACATGGATGAAAAGTTCGGATGCACAATTGCTGGAAAATTCCTCGATATCATGGATAAGAAAAAATTAATTTATCTTGATGGTACTCAGATTGTTCTGACTGAAACAGGGAGAGACCGTGCACAGCGAATTATCAGGCGTCACCGTATAGCTGAACGCTTAATGAATGACGTACTTGAGATTGGTGATGATGTGCTTGAAAGCGGGGCTTGTCAATTTGAACACTTTGTAAATGAAGAAATTATTGCGAGCATCTGCACGTTACTTGGTCACCCTGTTGTGTGTCCGCATGGGAAAAAGATTCCTCCGGGAGATTGCTGTCTGGGTGCGAAGAAAGCCCTGGAATCCGTGGTAAGCCCGTTGTCGAAATTGAAAGCTGGTGAACGGGCCAAGGTCGCTTATATTACAACGCGACAACATGCAAGTCTGGATAGACTTTCCTCTATCGGAGTTATTCCGGGATTGGAACTGACGGTTCATCAAAAATACCCCAGCATCGTCATCCAGTTTGGAGAAACACAGCTGGCACTGGATAAGGATATTGCAAACAACGTATACGTTCGAAGATTAACCGGTAATCCTGCCGGCGGTAAAAAAAGATAA
- a CDS encoding PAS domain S-box protein — translation MAIVMLSVMKSHQDLPPLLSQNMPQDFISVNAERLRYYTTFRNRVIRCFQRRTPHAGAVYMEEELKKYKSIIDNISDLAYACDTKGNIVYVNKVFEKFTGHKPEKFYGKPFSSLFDEENLEKGMDAYTRTLRGESPQYELYFKDTGLLCEYINIPLRDKKDEITGVVGIARDISRRKRMQDELAALNESLEQRVRKRTEELSVTNKNLSLEVLNRKKAERLLKDAQDELQSILDNTTAVIYLKNKEGRYLVINRQYEKLFHVSRKAIVGRTDKDLFPEDLAETLQANDRKVFDAGTPQEFEEIFPHDEELHTYITIKFPLFDSYGIPDRICGISTDITGRKQMEYALRESEQKYRRLIENLQDSYFFYSHNKEGVFTFLSSSITNILGYTQSEFLTHYTEYLTDNSINEKVIRYTGLSIQGIKQPAYPVEIYHKDGSIRILNVQEVPVFDKDNNVIAVEGIAEDITERKQVEAALMQSEKLAAMGVMTAGIAHEFNNILAIILGFAQLLKKRPRGDYKKLEKGIQIIIDAANDGAGIVQRMQDFTNLKKDPSKLTPVDIRALVKKVIDFTMPRWKNMALASGIIYCIDLKGVRAVPRTMGNPSELREVFTNIINNALDAMPDGGTLSLRTWKEYGNLFISIADTGQGMCGNIQKKVFDPFFSTRQPEGSGLGLSSAFAIIKRHGGRIEVESELGSGSTFTICIPISRPSDRENVQKPMQEIKADHLRVLVVDDEQYICEFLSEFLTSRGHYAKSVCCGREAIKSLENESFDLVLCGLVMPDVTGRDVIEFLDTLSTRPKVGIITGWSFKIRDAEREELKVDFVVNKPIDFVEFTRCINSVFPE, via the coding sequence ATGGCGATAGTTATGCTGTCAGTAATGAAGTCACATCAGGATTTACCTCCGTTACTCTCTCAAAATATGCCACAGGATTTTATTAGTGTTAACGCAGAAAGATTGCGGTATTATACTACTTTTAGAAATAGGGTAATCAGGTGTTTCCAGCGGCGGACACCCCATGCAGGTGCTGTTTACATGGAAGAGGAATTAAAAAAGTATAAATCAATTATAGATAATATTTCAGACCTGGCGTATGCATGTGATACAAAAGGGAACATTGTGTATGTTAACAAGGTCTTCGAGAAATTTACCGGGCACAAACCCGAAAAATTTTACGGTAAACCTTTTTCCTCTCTTTTTGATGAGGAGAATCTGGAAAAAGGGATGGACGCTTACACCAGAACACTCAGAGGAGAGAGCCCTCAATATGAACTCTATTTCAAAGATACCGGCTTGCTATGTGAATATATAAATATTCCATTACGGGATAAAAAAGATGAAATAACAGGTGTTGTTGGTATCGCTCGAGATATCTCCCGGCGTAAACGGATGCAGGATGAACTTGCTGCACTCAACGAATCTCTTGAACAACGGGTAAGAAAGCGTACCGAGGAATTGTCGGTAACAAACAAAAATCTCAGTCTTGAGGTTCTGAACCGGAAGAAGGCTGAGAGATTGCTGAAGGATGCGCAGGATGAACTGCAATCAATTTTGGATAACACCACTGCTGTTATTTATCTCAAAAACAAAGAGGGGAGATACCTCGTAATAAACCGTCAATACGAAAAACTGTTTCACGTGAGCAGGAAGGCTATTGTGGGCAGGACTGACAAGGATCTGTTCCCGGAAGATCTGGCTGAAACACTTCAGGCAAATGACCGTAAAGTTTTCGATGCAGGTACACCACAGGAATTCGAAGAAATTTTTCCTCATGATGAGGAATTACACACCTATATTACTATAAAATTCCCACTTTTTGACTCATATGGGATTCCTGACAGGATATGTGGTATTTCAACGGACATAACCGGGCGGAAGCAGATGGAATATGCTTTACGCGAGTCAGAACAGAAATATCGAAGGCTGATAGAAAATCTTCAGGACAGCTACTTTTTCTACTCTCACAATAAAGAGGGTGTCTTTACCTTTCTCAGCTCTTCAATCACTAATATTCTCGGTTACACACAGAGTGAATTTCTTACCCATTATACTGAATATCTTACAGACAATTCAATCAATGAGAAAGTGATACGTTATACCGGGCTCAGCATTCAAGGGATAAAACAACCTGCTTACCCTGTGGAGATCTACCACAAGGACGGATCGATACGGATTTTGAATGTTCAGGAGGTTCCGGTTTTTGACAAGGATAATAACGTTATTGCCGTAGAAGGAATTGCGGAAGACATTACTGAACGTAAACAGGTGGAAGCCGCACTGATGCAATCAGAGAAGTTAGCAGCCATGGGGGTAATGACTGCCGGCATTGCCCATGAATTTAATAATATTCTTGCCATAATCCTGGGGTTTGCGCAATTATTAAAAAAAAGACCCAGGGGTGACTATAAAAAGCTGGAGAAGGGGATTCAAATCATTATTGATGCTGCGAATGATGGTGCCGGTATAGTGCAGAGGATGCAGGATTTTACCAATTTAAAGAAAGATCCTTCAAAGTTGACGCCGGTAGACATAAGGGCACTGGTAAAGAAGGTAATTGATTTTACCATGCCGAGATGGAAGAATATGGCCCTGGCCAGCGGGATAATCTACTGCATAGATCTGAAAGGCGTCAGGGCAGTACCACGTACAATGGGTAACCCTTCTGAGTTAAGGGAGGTATTTACAAATATAATAAATAACGCATTAGATGCAATGCCTGATGGCGGTACTCTTTCGTTGCGCACGTGGAAGGAGTATGGCAATTTGTTTATAAGCATTGCTGATACCGGGCAGGGAATGTGTGGAAACATACAGAAGAAGGTGTTTGATCCCTTTTTTTCCACCAGGCAGCCTGAGGGAAGCGGTCTGGGGCTGAGTTCCGCTTTTGCCATAATAAAAAGGCATGGAGGCCGGATAGAGGTGGAGAGTGAGCTGGGGAGTGGCAGTACCTTTACCATCTGCATACCCATATCCAGGCCCTCAGATCGTGAAAACGTACAAAAACCGATGCAGGAGATAAAAGCAGATCATCTGCGTGTCCTGGTGGTAGATGATGAGCAATACATCTGCGAATTTTTATCTGAGTTTTTGACCTCCAGGGGGCATTATGCTAAAAGTGTCTGCTGTGGTCGAGAGGCGATTAAGTCGTTGGAAAATGAAAGTTTTGACCTTGTTCTGTGTGGTCTGGTTATGCCGGATGTGACTGGAAGAGACGTTATTGAATTTCTTGATACCTTGAGTACAAGACCAAAGGTGGGTATTATTACTGGTTGGAGCTTCAAGATCCGGGATGCAGAAAGAGAGGAGTTAAAGGTGGACTTTGTTGTTAATAAGCCAATTGATTTTGTGGAATTTACAAGATGTATCAATAGTGTTTTTCCGGAGTGA
- a CDS encoding ABC transporter ATP-binding protein, whose protein sequence is MDKTLAIKTKNLTKVYRSFFGRKKVLALDNLNIEVEVGEIFGLLGPNGSGKTTTMKLLLGLIFPTKGSAFLLGKATNDIKTKSRIGFLPEESCFYRFLNADETLDFYGQLFNIPKKERKMRANRLIELVGLEFARKRPLRQYSKGMLRRIGIAQALINDPDLVILDEPTSGLDPIGTKETKDIISELKKQGKTVLLCSHLLSDVQDVCDRIAILEKGTLQISGTIENLLCHKDLVEILLRNISDETIEEIKSLITEKRGEIVSIKHPSNTLENLFLKIVQERRSSSGTIVNRQ, encoded by the coding sequence TTGGATAAAACTTTAGCCATAAAGACAAAAAATTTGACCAAGGTATACAGGAGTTTTTTCGGCAGAAAAAAGGTACTGGCATTAGATAACTTGAACATAGAGGTCGAAGTTGGTGAAATCTTTGGACTGCTCGGACCGAATGGCTCAGGGAAAACAACTACGATGAAACTCCTTCTGGGATTAATTTTCCCGACTAAGGGGAGCGCCTTTCTCCTGGGAAAAGCAACAAATGATATAAAAACGAAAAGCAGAATCGGATTTCTCCCGGAAGAATCCTGCTTTTACCGGTTTTTGAATGCAGACGAAACTCTTGATTTTTATGGACAACTGTTCAATATCCCTAAAAAAGAGCGAAAGATGAGGGCAAATAGACTCATCGAACTCGTTGGGCTGGAATTCGCCAGGAAAAGACCTTTGAGACAATATTCAAAGGGAATGTTGCGAAGAATAGGTATTGCACAGGCATTGATAAATGATCCCGACCTGGTTATTCTTGATGAACCAACGAGTGGACTCGATCCTATAGGTACAAAAGAGACCAAAGATATTATTTCGGAATTAAAAAAGCAGGGAAAAACAGTTCTCCTCTGCTCCCATCTTCTCTCAGACGTTCAAGACGTATGTGATCGGATTGCGATCCTTGAAAAGGGCACATTGCAGATTTCAGGGACCATCGAAAATCTCCTTTGCCATAAAGACCTGGTAGAGATACTGCTTCGTAATATATCCGATGAAACAATTGAAGAGATTAAATCGCTTATTACTGAAAAACGTGGTGAAATTGTATCAATAAAGCACCCTTCAAACACCCTTGAAAATCTGTTTTTAAAAATAGTGCAGGAGCGAAGATCATCTTCCGGCACTATCGTCAACAGGCAGTAA